Proteins encoded by one window of Bacteroidales bacterium:
- a CDS encoding glycosyltransferase family 4 protein, producing MMVSLLIAVFIFSFLLTFFVKKFAEKKSIVDIPNERSSHIAPTPRGGGIAIVIVWFLGITYLFFSENIKSDLYFALLGGIPLMIIGIIDDIINVKPVIRLSVQSFSAILALYFLGGLTIVDFGCFIFSNIYLNSIFIFIVILWFINLFNFIDGIDGYLSTGVIMFCIVLFVLTNNYTVLVLASAVAGFLIWNRQPAKIFMGDVGSTLLGFNFIVFAVYFQNTEKLSVFIPIILSSIFWFDATLTLYRRWRNNEKLSLPHKKHAYQRLVQAGFSHQKVVLLFVLLNLIITGIVFLTDILFPEYILAGLTITVIILFFAVKFVDNKKPF from the coding sequence ATGATGGTAAGCCTTTTAATTGCGGTTTTTATTTTTTCATTTCTGCTGACTTTTTTCGTTAAGAAATTTGCCGAAAAAAAATCTATAGTAGATATCCCGAACGAAAGAAGTTCGCATATTGCACCCACACCTCGCGGCGGCGGTATTGCAATAGTTATTGTATGGTTTTTGGGCATAACATATTTATTCTTTAGCGAAAACATCAAATCTGATTTATATTTTGCACTTCTCGGAGGAATTCCTTTAATGATTATAGGTATTATTGATGATATTATAAATGTTAAGCCTGTAATCAGGTTGTCGGTTCAATCTTTTTCTGCAATTTTGGCTTTGTATTTTCTCGGCGGATTAACTATTGTTGATTTCGGGTGTTTCATTTTTTCAAATATTTACCTGAACAGCATTTTTATTTTTATAGTAATTCTCTGGTTTATAAATCTTTTTAATTTTATTGACGGAATTGACGGATACTTATCAACGGGAGTAATAATGTTTTGTATAGTTTTGTTTGTTCTCACAAATAATTATACCGTATTAGTTTTAGCATCTGCCGTAGCGGGTTTTTTAATTTGGAATCGGCAACCTGCAAAAATTTTCATGGGAGATGTCGGAAGTACATTATTAGGATTTAACTTTATTGTTTTTGCCGTTTATTTTCAGAATACTGAAAAACTATCTGTTTTTATTCCTATTATTTTAAGTTCTATTTTTTGGTTTGATGCAACTTTAACATTATACCGCAGATGGAGGAATAATGAAAAATTAAGTTTGCCGCATAAAAAACATGCTTACCAGAGATTGGTACAGGCAGGTTTCAGCCATCAAAAAGTTGTTTTGTTATTTGTTTTATTAAATTTGATAATAACAGGAATTGTTTTTTTAACCGATATTTTATTTCCGGAATATATATTAGCAGGGTTAACGATAACCGTTATTATTTTGTTTTTTGCGGTTAAATTTGTTGATAATAAAAAACCGTTTTAA
- a CDS encoding glycosyltransferase family 4 protein, which yields MKILIINHYAGSPKMGMAYRPYYLAKEWMKKGHEVMILCANFSHLRKENPRIENDFEITYEDGVKYCWVKTPAYKGNGVKRIINMFTFIFKLRFNIKKILSIISPDVVISSSTYPLDNYIAGRISKKTKAQHIFEVHDLWPLSPMELGKMSKYHPFIIIMQVAENFAYKYADKVVSMLPATKEHMKEHGLDLKKWYHIPNGIVTEDWKNPKEIPDFHSEILSNLKKEGKKIVGYAGGHAISNSLDTLIEAAKLLKDNSEIVFVLVGDGQEKKNLTELAKGFKNIIFLNSISKQSIPDLLPFFNVAVIGAVDSSLYRFGVSPNKLFDYMVAKIPVIQYINSGNDIVLDANAGISIESGNPKAIADAVQKLLNMPEKDLKQMGENGKEYVLKNHDYKVLAEKFINIIEKE from the coding sequence ATGAAAATATTAATAATAAATCATTATGCCGGTTCTCCGAAAATGGGGATGGCATACCGTCCTTATTATTTAGCAAAAGAGTGGATGAAAAAAGGGCATGAGGTTATGATATTATGTGCGAATTTTTCTCACCTTCGAAAAGAAAATCCGAGAATTGAAAATGATTTTGAAATAACGTATGAAGACGGTGTAAAATATTGTTGGGTTAAAACTCCTGCATATAAAGGAAACGGAGTTAAGCGAATTATTAATATGTTCACTTTTATTTTTAAACTTCGTTTCAATATAAAAAAAATTTTAAGTATTATTTCTCCCGATGTTGTTATTTCATCTTCAACTTACCCTCTTGATAATTACATTGCAGGTCGAATTTCTAAAAAAACAAAAGCTCAACATATTTTTGAGGTTCATGACCTTTGGCCTCTTTCTCCGATGGAATTAGGGAAGATGTCAAAATACCATCCGTTTATAATAATTATGCAAGTTGCGGAAAATTTTGCATATAAATATGCCGATAAAGTTGTTTCAATGCTTCCGGCAACAAAAGAACACATGAAAGAGCACGGTTTAGATTTGAAAAAATGGTATCATATACCTAACGGAATTGTTACAGAAGATTGGAAAAACCCAAAAGAAATTCCTGATTTTCATTCTGAAATATTAAGCAATCTTAAAAAAGAAGGGAAAAAAATTGTCGGATATGCAGGCGGTCATGCAATTTCAAATTCGTTAGATACTTTAATTGAAGCGGCAAAATTATTGAAAGATAATTCTGAAATTGTTTTTGTACTGGTCGGAGACGGACAAGAAAAGAAAAATTTGACAGAATTGGCAAAAGGCTTTAAAAATATCATTTTTTTGAATTCTATATCGAAACAATCAATACCTGATTTACTTCCGTTTTTTAATGTTGCCGTAATCGGAGCTGTTGACAGTTCTCTGTATCGTTTTGGTGTAAGCCCGAATAAACTGTTTGATTATATGGTCGCAAAAATTCCGGTTATACAATATATAAATTCCGGAAATGATATTGTTTTGGATGCAAATGCCGGGATTAGTATAGAATCAGGTAATCCTAAGGCAATTGCGGATGCTGTTCAAAAACTTTTAAATATGCCGGAAAAAGACTTAAAACAAATGGGAGAAAACGGAAAAGAGTATGTATTAAAAAATCATGATTATAAAGTGCTTGCCGAGAAATTTATTAATATAATTGAAAAGGAATGA
- the wecB gene encoding UDP-N-acetylglucosamine 2-epimerase (non-hydrolyzing): MKIITIIGARPQFIKAAAVSREIRKRNNIKEIIIHTGQHFDKNMSDVFFEEMHIPKPDYNLGINSISHGAMTGRMLEETEKILVKEKPDYILIYGDTNSTLAGALAAKKLHIKVAHVEAGLRSYNMKMPEEVNRILTDRISDILLCPTDKAVENLNNEGYSDFDCKIVKSGDVMLDTAIFYSDFEKKPDFKVPEKFIITTIHRAENTDSSKRLQNIFDALNYISQKIPVILPLHPRTKKITEANNVQISSNIKIIKPVGYLEIVYLLKRCSLVMTDSGGMQKEAFFFKKPCITLRNETEWTELTENGYNIIAGADTNVIINSYEEIINKKGDFSKKLYGNGNAAEIIVDEILKNQK; this comes from the coding sequence ATTAAAATTATTACAATAATCGGAGCTCGCCCTCAATTTATAAAAGCAGCAGCAGTTAGCAGAGAGATACGTAAAAGGAATAATATTAAAGAAATAATAATTCATACAGGTCAGCATTTTGATAAAAATATGAGTGATGTTTTTTTTGAAGAGATGCATATTCCTAAACCTGATTATAATCTTGGTATTAACAGCATTTCCCATGGTGCTATGACAGGTAGAATGTTAGAGGAAACAGAAAAAATATTAGTGAAAGAGAAACCTGACTATATTCTTATTTACGGCGATACAAATTCTACTTTAGCAGGTGCATTAGCGGCTAAGAAATTGCATATAAAGGTTGCACATGTTGAAGCAGGTTTACGTTCTTATAATATGAAAATGCCGGAAGAAGTGAACAGAATACTTACTGACAGAATAAGCGATATTTTACTGTGTCCTACCGATAAAGCTGTTGAAAATCTTAATAATGAAGGATATAGTGATTTTGATTGTAAAATAGTTAAATCCGGAGATGTAATGTTAGATACTGCAATATTCTATTCTGATTTTGAGAAAAAACCGGATTTTAAAGTTCCTGAAAAATTTATAATTACAACAATTCACAGAGCCGAGAATACAGATTCAAGCAAAAGATTACAAAATATTTTTGACGCTTTAAATTATATTTCTCAAAAAATACCTGTTATTTTGCCTCTGCATCCGAGAACAAAAAAAATTACGGAAGCAAACAATGTTCAAATTTCCTCGAATATTAAAATTATAAAACCTGTAGGATACCTGGAAATAGTTTATTTACTTAAAAGATGTTCACTTGTAATGACAGACAGCGGAGGTATGCAAAAAGAAGCATTTTTCTTTAAAAAACCTTGTATTACTCTCAGAAACGAAACTGAGTGGACAGAATTAACGGAAAACGGTTATAACATAATTGCAGGTGCTGATACTAATGTAATTATAAATTCATATGAAGAAATTATTAATAAAAAAGGTGATTTCAGTAAAAAACTATACGGTAACGGAAACGCTGCCGAAATAATAGTTGATGAAATATTAAAAAATCAGAAATAA
- a CDS encoding glycosyltransferase yields MKRICHITTVHTRYDVRIFHKECKSLSKYYKVYLIVADGLGDEVKEEINIIDIGLRQSSRLKRARVDSAKALKKAKELDCDLYHFHDFELIKTGVKLKKKGKKVIYDAHEDLPRQIYGKPYLKEFLKPVISKIIEWQENKASKKFSYICTATPYIRNRFLNINKNTIDINNYPIIGELLKNTGKKSNNFCYTGGITSVRGIINIVKAMKDIESLLILAGPSGKSSYMSEMKNLDEWKKVNYLGLVDRTELGEIMSSSLAGIVTFLPFPNHVNAQPNKIFEYMSAGIPIIASNFQLWKDIIEKNNCGICVNPENSKEISKAMQYMKDNLEKVKQMGKNGQKMIKEKYNWNIEEKKLFNVYKKVLND; encoded by the coding sequence ATGAAAAGAATTTGCCATATAACAACTGTTCATACGAGATATGATGTGAGAATATTCCATAAAGAATGTAAAAGTTTATCAAAATATTATAAAGTTTATTTAATAGTTGCTGACGGATTAGGAGATGAAGTTAAAGAAGAAATAAATATTATTGACATAGGTTTACGTCAATCATCAAGGTTGAAAAGAGCAAGAGTTGATTCTGCAAAAGCATTAAAAAAAGCAAAAGAGTTGGATTGCGATTTATACCATTTTCATGATTTTGAACTTATTAAAACCGGAGTAAAATTAAAAAAGAAAGGAAAAAAGGTAATTTATGATGCTCATGAAGATTTGCCCCGACAAATATACGGGAAGCCATATTTAAAAGAATTTTTAAAACCTGTTATTTCAAAAATTATTGAATGGCAAGAAAATAAAGCATCTAAAAAATTTAGCTATATATGTACGGCAACCCCGTATATTAGAAACAGATTTTTGAATATAAATAAAAATACAATTGATATAAATAATTATCCGATTATCGGTGAATTATTGAAAAATACCGGTAAAAAGTCCAATAATTTTTGTTATACAGGAGGTATTACCTCAGTAAGAGGTATTATTAATATTGTTAAAGCTATGAAAGATATAGAATCTTTATTAATATTAGCGGGTCCTTCCGGAAAAAGTTCATATATGTCAGAAATGAAAAATCTGGATGAGTGGAAAAAAGTAAATTATCTTGGTCTTGTAGACAGAACAGAATTAGGTGAAATCATGAGTAGCAGTCTTGCAGGAATTGTAACTTTTTTGCCTTTCCCAAATCATGTTAATGCACAACCTAATAAAATATTTGAATATATGTCTGCCGGAATACCTATAATAGCATCAAATTTCCAACTTTGGAAAGATATTATAGAAAAAAATAATTGCGGAATATGTGTTAACCCTGAAAATTCAAAAGAAATATCCAAAGCAATGCAATATATGAAAGATAATCTGGAAAAAGTTAAACAAATGGGTAAAAACGGGCAAAAAATGATTAAAGAAAAATACAACTGGAATATTGAAGAAAAAAAGTTATTTAATGTTTATAAAAAAGTTTTAAATGATTAA
- a CDS encoding oligosaccharide repeat unit polymerase: MDSSSEKISLKQLKIIVKKDFIITILLLIAVSFVLEYYYKSYVAHYYQNLGVVLKLNIVKYVESKLWFIFLILTSYFLYKRSKFIYALYIFLLVLVFIPGHIMFSYSDGSRLVFYSVITFFIIFAVFSTIKFKIKTIYLGETEKYYFLIFFSVILLIPVIADFKFNINTNVFSLKDVYDVREVYKENTSFFTSYFFNWLAKIAVPVILVFSLIRKNYLFVLFSLLVLIYLFLVSGHKSVYFTPVVIFFYYIFGKKYNDKIKLTLGFLLALLILVSIPDYFLNNNNMFKSIFVRRVFFVPSLLNEFYFDFYKDSHLYLSHSIFSSFADYRYDMSPAHTIADVYFHKPLMNANNGIISDGFMNFGFLGVILYSLIFSFIFALLNSIKLNPKYFGLFIFYMLTFVSSALLTVILTHGFFLVLIFAFIIFPEKKL; this comes from the coding sequence ATGGATAGTTCTTCTGAAAAAATATCATTAAAACAACTTAAAATAATTGTTAAGAAAGATTTTATCATAACAATTTTATTACTTATTGCAGTTAGCTTTGTATTAGAATATTATTACAAATCTTATGTTGCACATTATTATCAAAATCTTGGCGTAGTTCTTAAATTAAATATAGTAAAATATGTTGAAAGCAAATTATGGTTTATTTTTCTTATTTTAACTTCTTATTTTTTATATAAAAGAAGTAAATTTATTTATGCTCTTTATATTTTTTTATTAGTTCTTGTTTTTATTCCCGGGCATATAATGTTCTCATATTCAGATGGTTCTCGCTTGGTGTTTTATTCTGTGATTACTTTCTTTATAATTTTTGCTGTTTTTTCAACAATAAAATTTAAGATAAAAACAATTTATTTAGGCGAAACCGAAAAATATTACTTTTTAATTTTCTTTTCTGTTATTCTTTTAATACCTGTTATTGCAGATTTTAAATTTAATATTAACACTAATGTTTTCAGCTTGAAAGATGTTTATGATGTAAGAGAAGTTTATAAAGAAAATACATCTTTTTTTACCTCATATTTTTTTAATTGGTTGGCAAAAATTGCAGTTCCGGTAATACTTGTTTTTAGTTTAATCAGAAAAAATTATTTATTTGTTCTTTTTTCATTGCTTGTATTAATATATCTTTTTCTTGTTTCAGGGCATAAGAGCGTTTATTTTACTCCTGTTGTTATTTTTTTCTATTATATATTCGGAAAAAAATATAACGATAAAATTAAATTAACACTTGGTTTTCTTTTGGCATTGTTAATTCTTGTGAGTATTCCGGATTATTTTTTAAACAACAATAATATGTTTAAATCAATATTTGTAAGGAGAGTTTTTTTTGTTCCGTCATTATTAAACGAATTTTATTTTGATTTCTATAAAGATTCACACTTATACTTGTCTCACAGTATATTCAGCAGTTTTGCAGATTACCGGTATGATATGTCTCCTGCCCATACAATTGCAGATGTGTATTTTCATAAACCATTGATGAATGCTAATAACGGTATTATAAGTGACGGATTTATGAACTTCGGTTTTTTAGGTGTGATTTTATATTCTCTTATTTTTTCTTTTATTTTTGCATTGCTTAATTCAATAAAGTTAAACCCTAAATATTTCGGGTTATTTATTTTTTATATGCTGACTTTTGTAAGTTCGGCACTTTTAACCGTAATTCTTACACACGGTTTCTTTCTTGTTTTAATATTTGCGTTTATTATTTTCCCCGAAAAAAAACTATAA
- a CDS encoding oligosaccharide flippase family protein, which produces MVKKIKEYINKSEFVKNSLTLFTGTTIAQIVPLVLSPVLSRIYTPEDFGVLALYMSIASILAVFATGRYEMAIVLPKKDSDAINIFSLSIVISVGLALLILASVLLFNSQIADIAGNKNISFYLYFLPLTVFSLGLFKALNYWFNRRNQFKNIAKSKVIASSGNSAIAVSIGFLKKGSLGLVFGWIFGQLSSALYMLGILISKERRYFSYIKKEKIIAVFKRYKKFPLFDTWSELLNVLSVQFPIIILMQYYGDNITGHYSFAYKVLLLPFSLLAFSMGQAFFKKANELKNTGKDVSAFTFGVFKKLVLISFLPLAVTGIFGDYIFPFIFGNEWIIAGEYSRIFSLWIFIIFISSPLTNLFAVYERQRTNLIFNFVMFVSRIGLLIFMSEKGYDDYSSIFVYVVSGFVFRFLYLLLIIKIAKVKIYNVFTEIFKYVIPAICILILIRVLLLKV; this is translated from the coding sequence ATGGTAAAAAAGATTAAAGAATATATTAATAAATCAGAGTTTGTAAAAAATTCGCTTACCTTATTTACCGGTACTACTATTGCTCAAATAGTTCCGCTTGTTTTATCTCCTGTTTTATCTCGTATATATACACCTGAAGATTTTGGTGTTCTTGCGTTGTATATGAGTATTGCATCAATTCTTGCCGTTTTTGCAACAGGAAGATACGAAATGGCTATAGTATTACCAAAAAAGGACAGCGATGCAATAAATATATTTTCTTTAAGTATAGTAATTTCAGTCGGATTAGCATTGCTGATTTTAGCTTCTGTTCTTTTGTTTAATTCACAGATTGCTGATATTGCAGGAAACAAAAATATATCTTTTTATCTTTATTTCTTACCGTTAACGGTATTTTCTTTGGGTTTATTTAAAGCATTAAATTATTGGTTTAACAGAAGAAATCAATTTAAAAATATTGCAAAATCTAAAGTTATTGCAAGTTCAGGGAATTCTGCAATTGCAGTAAGTATCGGTTTTTTGAAAAAAGGAAGTCTCGGGTTAGTTTTCGGATGGATTTTTGGGCAATTGAGTTCAGCTTTATATATGCTCGGAATTTTGATTTCTAAAGAAAGAAGATATTTCAGTTATATTAAAAAAGAAAAAATAATTGCAGTTTTTAAACGATATAAAAAGTTTCCTTTATTTGATACTTGGTCTGAGTTGCTCAATGTTCTTTCAGTTCAATTTCCGATAATTATATTAATGCAATATTACGGGGATAATATTACCGGTCATTATTCTTTTGCTTATAAAGTTTTGCTGTTGCCTTTTTCTTTGTTGGCATTTTCAATGGGACAAGCATTTTTTAAAAAAGCAAATGAACTTAAAAATACAGGTAAAGATGTTTCGGCTTTTACTTTCGGGGTTTTTAAAAAACTTGTTCTTATTTCTTTTTTACCGCTTGCTGTTACAGGTATTTTCGGTGATTATATTTTTCCTTTTATATTCGGAAACGAATGGATAATTGCCGGAGAATATTCCAGAATTTTCAGCCTTTGGATTTTTATAATCTTTATATCCTCACCACTTACGAACTTATTTGCCGTTTATGAAAGACAAAGAACAAATTTAATTTTTAACTTTGTAATGTTTGTCAGCAGAATAGGATTGTTGATATTTATGTCTGAAAAAGGATATGATGATTATTCTTCAATTTTTGTTTATGTTGTTTCCGGTTTTGTTTTCCGATTTTTATATTTATTATTGATAATTAAAATTGCAAAAGTTAAAATATATAATGTTTTTACGGAAATATTTAAATATGTAATTCCTGCAATTTGTATATTAATATTAATTCGTGTTTTATTATTAAAAGTTTAA
- a CDS encoding PIG-L family deacetylase: MISKFSKVLVLAPHTDDGELGAGGTIAKLIESGAEVYYAAFSTAEESVPEGLPKDILKTEVKDATKKLGIKPDNLLIFNYQVRKLSYVRQEILEDLIKIRKKEKFDLILMPSLNDIHQDHTTIANEGMRAFKNSTILGYELIWNNLSFHTTSFVKLQKYHIEAKVNALKSYKSQEGRDYMSKEFIFSLAKTRGVQIGAEYAEAFEVVRWVIEM; the protein is encoded by the coding sequence ATGATAAGTAAATTTAGTAAAGTTTTGGTTTTGGCACCGCATACCGATGACGGAGAGTTAGGTGCAGGCGGAACTATTGCAAAATTAATTGAAAGCGGAGCCGAAGTATATTATGCTGCTTTTTCTACTGCCGAAGAGTCAGTTCCGGAAGGTTTACCTAAAGATATTTTGAAAACGGAAGTTAAAGATGCAACTAAAAAACTTGGTATTAAACCCGATAATTTATTGATTTTTAATTATCAAGTCAGAAAATTAAGCTATGTAAGGCAAGAAATTCTTGAAGATTTAATTAAAATAAGAAAAAAAGAAAAATTTGATTTGATTTTAATGCCCAGTTTAAACGATATTCATCAAGATCATACCACTATTGCAAATGAAGGGATGAGAGCTTTTAAAAATTCAACAATTTTGGGTTATGAATTAATTTGGAATAATTTGTCTTTTCATACAACTTCATTTGTAAAACTTCAAAAATATCATATTGAAGCAAAAGTTAATGCACTTAAATCATATAAATCACAAGAAGGAAGAGATTATATGTCTAAAGAATTTATATTTTCATTGGCTAAAACTCGCGGTGTGCAGATAGGAGCAGAATACGCAGAGGCATTTGAAGTAGTAAGATGGGTTATAGAAATGTAA